Within the Bradyrhizobium ottawaense genome, the region TCCGACGCAAGGACAGCTGGAACGGCGAACAGCAGATCTATGTCGATCCGCGCTACGGCGGACGCGAAACCACGCCGCTGGGACTCGACCCGTTCAGGGTTCGCGACGGCATTCTCTCGATCGTCGCCAGCCGCACACCCGCGGCCCTCAAGCCGGTGCTGTTCAACAATGAATATGTGTCGGGCCTCCTGACGACCCAGAGCCGTTTTTCGCAAAAGCACGGCTATTTCGAAATCCGCTCGAAAATACCGGCAGGCATCGGGGTGTGGCCGGCGTTCTGGCTGCTCGCCGATGACGGCGGTTGGCCGCCGGAGATCGACGTGCTGGAAGGCCGCGGGCCGAAGTCGAACAACCTGGTGATGACGACGCATTGGCGAATACCGGAGACCCAGCGCGTCGAGCACTGCGGGTTCGACTTCGCGGTCGCGGACACGTCGCGCGCTTTCCACGATTACGGTGTGCTGTGGCAGCCGGACCGCATCACCTATTTCATCGACCGCAAGCCGGTATCAGAGATCAAGACCCCGGTCGGTTTCGACGATCCCATGTACATGATCGTCAACTTGGCGATGGGTTCGAACCATTTTCCCGGCGTGGGTTTCGTCGACAGCGAGTCGCCTGTTACGGTCGCGTTCGAGATCGACAGGATTTCCGCCTACCAGATCGACGAACGCTGACCGGAGAAAAGCGATGTTCGGAAAATTCTCGCGCCGGCAGTTCGGCAAATTCGCGGGCCTTTCCGCGCTCGGAGCAGCGACCGCGGCGAACGCAGCGCAGGGCGAGCCAGCGCCGGCGGTGGACCGGCATGCGCCCGCGAGCTTCCCGAAGGACTTCCTGTGGGGCACCGCGACGTCGGCCTATCAGATCGAGGGCGCCGTCAACGAGGACGGCCGCGGCCGCTCGATCTGGGACACCTTTGCGCACACGCCGGGCACAATCGCAGATCACACCACCGCCGACCGCGCCAACGATCACTATCACCGCTACAAGGAAGACGTCGGCCTGATCAAAGCGCTTGGCGTCAAGGCCTATCGATTCTCGATCGCCTGGCCGCGGATATTTCCCGACGGCACCGGCGCGCCCAATCCGAAGGGGCTCGACTTCTACAATCGCCTGATCGACGAACTGCTGGCCAAGGGCATCGAGCCGTACGCGACGCTGTATCACTGGGACCTGCCGCAGGCGCTCGAGGACCGGGTCGGCGGCTGGCGCTCCAGCGACACCTCAAAGGCGTTCGCCGATTATGCGGGCTATGTGGCGGAACGCGTCAGCGATCGCGTCAAGAACATCTTCACGCTCAACGAAGCCGGACGTTTCCTCAACTTCGGCTACGGATGGGGCATCGACGCGCCCGGCCTCAAGCTGCCCACCGGCGAGTTGAACCAGGCGCGGCACCACGTCGCGCTGGGGCATGGCCTTGCGGTGCAGGCGATCCGCGCCCACGCGCGCCCCGGTACCAAGGTGGGCCCGGCCGAGAATATCGCGGCCT harbors:
- a CDS encoding glycoside hydrolase family 16 protein, translated to MTPRVLALVTCLFATTPAFAQADLAGAPEKLALQVATAPLGDTCRRVESTDPAALAQVSLHRTFHDDFDTHPLSDDRWIPHYAGGAAWPEARYWGGEGSDFRRKDSWNGEQQIYVDPRYGGRETTPLGLDPFRVRDGILSIVASRTPAALKPVLFNNEYVSGLLTTQSRFSQKHGYFEIRSKIPAGIGVWPAFWLLADDGGWPPEIDVLEGRGPKSNNLVMTTHWRIPETQRVEHCGFDFAVADTSRAFHDYGVLWQPDRITYFIDRKPVSEIKTPVGFDDPMYMIVNLAMGSNHFPGVGFVDSESPVTVAFEIDRISAYQIDER
- a CDS encoding GH1 family beta-glucosidase produces the protein MFGKFSRRQFGKFAGLSALGAATAANAAQGEPAPAVDRHAPASFPKDFLWGTATSAYQIEGAVNEDGRGRSIWDTFAHTPGTIADHTTADRANDHYHRYKEDVGLIKALGVKAYRFSIAWPRIFPDGTGAPNPKGLDFYNRLIDELLAKGIEPYATLYHWDLPQALEDRVGGWRSSDTSKAFADYAGYVAERVSDRVKNIFTLNEAGRFLNFGYGWGIDAPGLKLPTGELNQARHHVALGHGLAVQAIRAHARPGTKVGPAENIAACVPVFDTPENVRAAEMATRELNAGLLGVMLEGKYADGFLAYSGKDAPKFTPEELKIIGAKNDFVGLNIYAPQFYIAASDQKPGWKVLPFPASFPHMNSEWLRVGPEVIYWAPRLAAKIWNLDTIYISENGTSSEDKIAADGQVYDLDRIMFLRNYLRQLQRATAEGVPVRGYFLWSLMDNFEWIFGFEKRFGLYHVDFETQKRTAKLSAAFYREVVVRNAIGA